CGCTGATCGTGATTTGCAGCCCAGCAGCGAATGCACGCCTGTTGCGGTTGGCCCCGTCAAGGCAGCGCAAACGCCCGCTTCCAATGCGTGGCATTTGGATTGGTTGCCGCCTGGCTTTGAGCTCACCAGTAGTGCATCTCGCAAAGACGCCCAAACGAAATCCACCCTCGATAGCTTGATGTATGACGATGGGCTTGCACGTTTCTCGGTGTTCCTTGAGTCGACTGATGGGGCGAACGTGTCAGAAACCCGTACTCAGCTCGGGCCTACGGTTGCAGTGTCCCGGCACGTGAATACGGTGGACGGCGAAATGATGGTAACGGTTGTAGGGGAAATCCCGATTGGTACGGCCGAGCGCATCGCGTTGTCGGTTCGTGGTGAAAAGACGGCGGCCAAGCCGTGACTCGTTAATCCAGTGTTCATCCTGATCTTTCATCCTGAGCTCACGCCAGGGTGCCTACCGAGAGCATGAAATGTCTGGATCAGCATTTTCACTTGCAAAAAATCCTTATGTTTTTTATAGGTCAGGGTTTGTCGGCCCTGGCCTTGTTTTTTCGCGGAACAAAAAATGTCGATTGCGGTTTTCGGCCTTTTTTGAACCCTGTCGCTCAACCCTGCTCGTCGTAACGGGAGCTGTATGTCGATACCACGTTTGAAGTCTTACCTATCCATAGTTGCCACAGTGCTGGTGCTGGGTCAGGCGGTACCCGCGCAAGCGGTCGAGCTGCCTGACTTCACCCAACTAGTGGAGCAAGCCTCACCTGCGGTGGTGAACATCAGTACTACGCAGAAGTTGCCGGATCGCAAAGTTTCGAACCAGCAGATGCCCGACCTGGAAGGCTTGCCGCCGATGTTGCGCGAGTTCTTCGAGCGCGGCATGCCGCAACCACGCTCGCCACGTGGCGGCGGCGGTGGGCAGCGCGAAGCGCAGTCACTGGGTTCCGGGTTCATCATTTCGCCTGACGGCTATATCCTGACCAACAACCATGTGATTGCCGATGCTGACGAGATCCTCGTGCGCTTGGCCGATCGCAGTGAGTTGAAAGCCAAGCTGGTCGGCACCGACCCGCGCTCCGACGTGGCCTTGCTGAAAATCGAAGGCAAAGACTTGCCGGTGCTTAAACTGGGCAAATCCCAGGACCTGAAAGCGGGCCAGTGGGTGGTGGCGATCGGTTCGCCGTTCGGCTTTGACCACACCGTCACCCAGGGCATTGTCAGCGCCATCGGCCGCAGCCTGCCTAATGAAAATTATGTGCCGTTCATCCAGACCGACGTGCCGATCAACCCGGGCAACTCCGGTGGTCCGCTGTTCAATCTGGCTGGCGAAGTGGTAGGGATCAACTCGCAGATCTACACCCGTTCCGGTGGTTTTATGGGCGTGTCTTTCGCGATTCCGATCGACGTGGCCATGGACGTTTCCAATCAGCTGAAGGCCGGTGGCAAAGTGAGCCGCGGTTGGCTGGGTGTGGTAATCCAGGAAGTGAACAAGGACCTTGCAGAGTCTTTCGGTCTCGACAAGCCTGCGGGTGCGCTGGTCGCACAGATTCAGGATGACGGCCCGGCTGCCAAAGGCGGCCTGCAGGTTGGCGACGTAATCCTGAGCATGAACGGCCAACCGATCATCATGTCGGCTGACTTGCCGCATCTGGTAGGCGCACTCAAGGCCGGCAGCAAAGCCAAGCTGGAAGTGATTCGTGATGGCAAGCGTCAGAATGTCGAACTCACCGTCGGCGCAATCCCGGAAGAAGGTGCGACCCTGGACGCCCTGGGCAACGCAAAACCGGGTGCCGAACGCAGCAGCAACCGCCTGGGCATTGCCGTGGTTGAGCTGACAGCCGAGCAGAAGAAGACCTACGACCTCAAGAGCGGTGTCGTGATCAAGGAAGTACAGGACGGCCCAGCCGCGTTGATCGGCCTGCAGCCCGGTGACGTGATCACCCACCTGAACAACCAGGCGATCGATACCACCAAGGAGTTCACCGACATCGCCAAGGCGTTGCCGAAGAATCGCTCGGTGTCGATGCGCGTGCTGCGTCAGGGGCGCGCGAGCTTCATCACCTTCAAGCTGGCCGAGTAACCTTCCAGCCCAATAAAAAGCCCCGCTATCGATAAACGATGGCGGGGCTTTTTTGTGGGTGATGGGTTTAGCTCATCATCCCTTTGACCAGGCGTTCCTGCTCGATCAACTCACGCTGGCGCGCATCGATTCGCGAGGACAATGGGAAGTTGTTGCCGGCGCGACGCTTGGCAAAGTCCAGCTGCTGAATGGCCTGCTGGAAGTCGCCCACCAGGGCGAAATACTCGGCGCGTGCCTGGTGCAGTCCAATGATGTTGCCCGACAAGCCGCGTGTTTCTGCGACCTGATACCACACGTCTGGATCATCCGGGCGCGACTTGAGCAAGCCATCCAGGGCTTTTTCCGCATCAGCTGTACGGTTCTGCTTCAGCAACAGGTCTACGCGGACCTGGTTCAGCGGATAGTTGCTCGGGTACTGGGTCAGCATGCGGTCAGTGCGTTGTTGGGCGTCCGGCATGCGATTGCTGGTGATGTCCAGCTCGATCTGCGCCAGGTTGTAGGTGATGTCGTTGGGCGCTTTGGCCAGCAAGGGCGCCAGGCTTTCCCGGGCTTCCTTGAGCTGGGTGCCTTTGATCTGGGCGATGGCCAGGCCATAGCGCGCCACATCGTTCTTTGGATTCTCGTCCAGCTGTGCCTGGAAACGCTTGGCGGCGAGGCCCGGCGTGTCTTCGTACTTCAACTGCACCCGCGCGCGGATCAACTGATAGCGCAGGCTGTCTTCCTTTCCGCCGGGTTTGGCCTGCTCGGCGCGGTTGCGGGTATCGGCGATCCGCGATTCTGTAACCGGGTGCGTCAACAGGAATTCCGGCGGCTTGGCGTCGAAGCGGTATTGGCGCATCAAGCGCTCGAACATGGTGGGCATGGAGCGCGGGTCGTAGCCGGCTTTCTCCAGGTTGAGGATGCCAATACGGTCGGCTTCCTGTTCATTCTGCCGGGAGAATCGACGTTGCTCCTGGATCGCGGCGGCCTGGGAGCCGGCAATTGCGGCAATGCCTGCATCGCCAGCACCGGCTGCGGCAGCAATGATGCCGCCGAGCAGGGCGGCCATCATCGGGATCTGCATGCGCGACTGCGCTTCCACGCCTCGGGCAAAGTGGCGCTGGGACAAGTGCGCCAATTCGTGGGCCAGCACCGAAGCGTATTCACCTTCGGTCTGGGCATTGAGGAACAGGCCGCCATTGACCCCGACGATCCCGCCGGGTGCCGCGAAGGCGTTGAGCTGTGGGCTGTTGATCAGGATGAATTCCAGGCGCCGGTCATTGACCTGGCTGGTCTCCACCAGCTTGTACACGCTGGTTTCGACGTAATCCTTGAGCTGCGGGTCATTGAGCTGCGAGACCTGGCCCCGCAGGTAGGCCAGCCATGCGCGGCCCAGTTGGTATTCCTGTTGCGGCGAGACAATGGCAGAACTGGCGTCGCCAAGTGACGGCAGCTCGTCAGCGAAGGCCGGGGAGGCCAGCAGGCAGGCCAGCGTCAGCAGGGAAGGGCGCAAAAAATTCATGCACAAAGCCTTTCGACAAAGAGCTTACTGTAGCCGGACACTGAGCTTCGGACCAGATATTCTAAGCAGCTCAAATGTTTGCCTGGAGTAACACCATGACCGACGCTGTAGCCTTTGACGCCGAACTCGATGCCAGCGGCCTCAACTGTCCGTTGCCCTTGCTCAAGGCCAAGCTGGAGCTCAATCGACTGGCCAGCGGCGCCGTACTAAAAGTGACCGCCACCGACGCAGGCTCCCAGCGCGATTTTCGGACCTTCGCCAAGCTGGCGGGCCATACGCTGGTCCAGGAAGAAGAGGCGGCTGGTGTGTTCCGTTATTGGCTGCGCAAGGCCTGATTGCGTCAACAGCCGAAGATCAAGCCTTGTTCAGCGCCTGCGCCGCCGCCAGAACCGCGTCCACATGCCCCGGCACTTTCACGCCGCGCCATTCCTGACGCAGCACGCCTTCGCTGTCGATCAGAAAGGTGCTGCGATCCACACCCAGGTATTCCTTGCCGTATAGCTTCTTCAGCTTGATCACGTCGAACAGCTGGCATACCGCTTCGTCCTTGTCGCTGATCAGCTCGAACGGAAACGCCTGCTTGCTCTTGAAGTTCTCATGGGATTTCACGCTGTCGCGCGAAACGCCGAACACTTCGGTATTGGCAGCCCTGAATGCGGCGTATTGATCACGAAAGCCCTGGCCCTCGGTGGTGCAACCCGGGGTGCTGTCTTTCGGGTAAAAATAGATCACCACTTGCTTGCCCTTGAGGGCGGCAAGGCTGAAGGTCTGGCCGCTGGTGGCCTGGGCTTCGAAATCGGCTACGGGTGTGTCGATGGCTACCGGCATGGGTACGTCCTTACATAGGGTTCTGTGGGCGCCAAGGCTCGATCAGGGCGTCAAGGTTAAGGGCGTCGGCGAAGTCAAGGAACTGGTCGCGCAACCAGCTGATCTGCACGCCAGCCGGCAGGGTCACGGTGAAGGTGGCGTTGAGCATGGTGCCGCCGGTTTGTGGCGCCTGGTAGGTGTCGCAGGTGAGGTTCTCCAGCTCGACGTTGTGATCGATAAAGAACTGGCACAGCTCGTTGACGATGTCCGAGCGGTAGGCCGAGCTGACATAGGCCACGTAAGGCAGGGCCTGTGGGCGATTTTCCAGGGCTGCGCTACGCACGACGTTGACGGTGAAGTTGTGCTTCTTGGCCAGGCCCGGCAGGCCGGTCTCCAGGCGTGCGAGGGCGTCCCAACTGCCGGAAATCTGCAGCACCAGCGCACTGCACTCGCCATGGCGGGTCAGGCGGGAGGTCACGACGGCGCAGCGGTTCTCATGGCTGGCGCGGCACAGGACGTTGGTCAGCTCCATGGGGTTGGCGCCGAGGGCACTGATAACAAGGAATTGTTCGCGAACTGTGGGGGTGGACATGCAGCCTTCCTAAAGCGATGAGCGGTCGATACTGTCAGGGCTGTATCGATCAAAGGATGAAGGGTAGCGAAAACCATCGCCAAGGGCTAGGAGGTGGCGTTTTCATTACGTGAACAGCCTGCTTCAAGTGCCGCTTTGGCCCAATGATGGCATTGCCCGTCGTTTAGTTGCGCCAGAACGCATCCTCGCACGGTACTTCGCTTGTACAAGCATCTTGGCGCCAGTACCATTACCGCTCTCTTTTTCCGGCAGGAGCGGTTGCATGATTGCGGGCAGTATGGTGGCACTGGTCACACCCATGGATGCACAAGGTCATCTCGACTGGGACAGCCTGGGCAAACTGGTGGACTTCCACCTGCAAGAAGGCACCAACGCCATCGTGGCGGTCGGCACCACAGGTGAGTCGGCCACCCTCGATGTGGAAGAACACATCCAGGTGATCGAGTTCGTGGTCAAGCGCGTTGCGGGCCGCATCGCCGTGATCGCCGGCACCGGCGCCAACTCGACGCGTGAAGCGATCGAACTGACCCGCAACGCCAAGAAGGCCGGCGCCGATGCCTGCCTGCTGGTGACGCCGTACTACAACAAGCCGACCCAGGAAGGCCTGTACCAGCACTTCCGCACCATTGCCGAAGCTGTCGACATCCCGCAGATCCTCTATAACGTACCCGGCCGCACCGCGTGCGACATGAAAGCCGAAACGGTGATCCGCCTGTCTACCGTGCCGAACATCATCGGTATCAAGGAAGCCACCGGCGACCTGCAGCGCGCCAAGGACATCCTGGCCGGCGTGAGCAGCGATTTCCTGGTGTATTCCGGTGACGACGCCACCGCAGTGGAACTGATCCTGCTGGGTGGCAAGGGCAACATCTCCGTGACCGCCAACGTCGCCCCGCGTGCCATGAGCGACATGTGCGCCGCCGCCATTGCCGGTGACGCCGCGACCGCGCGTGCGATCCACGAGAAGCTGATGCCGCTCAACAAGACACTGTTTATCGAATCCAACCCTATTCCCGTGAAGTGGGCGCTGTTTGAGATGGGCCTGATGCCGGACGGTATCCGTCTGCCGCTCACCCGGCTCAGCGAAGCCTGTCACGAACCGCTGCGACAGGCCCTGCGCCAGTCCGGCGTCCTGGTTTAATTGAGGAAGCACTACGCATGAAGCGATTGGCCGGACTTTCCGCACTTGCCTTGATTATCTCCAGCACCAGTGGCTGCG
Above is a genomic segment from Pseudomonas sp. R5-89-07 containing:
- a CDS encoding sulfurtransferase TusA family protein; the encoded protein is MTDAVAFDAELDASGLNCPLPLLKAKLELNRLASGAVLKVTATDAGSQRDFRTFAKLAGHTLVQEEEAAGVFRYWLRKA
- a CDS encoding DegQ family serine endoprotease → MSIPRLKSYLSIVATVLVLGQAVPAQAVELPDFTQLVEQASPAVVNISTTQKLPDRKVSNQQMPDLEGLPPMLREFFERGMPQPRSPRGGGGGQREAQSLGSGFIISPDGYILTNNHVIADADEILVRLADRSELKAKLVGTDPRSDVALLKIEGKDLPVLKLGKSQDLKAGQWVVAIGSPFGFDHTVTQGIVSAIGRSLPNENYVPFIQTDVPINPGNSGGPLFNLAGEVVGINSQIYTRSGGFMGVSFAIPIDVAMDVSNQLKAGGKVSRGWLGVVIQEVNKDLAESFGLDKPAGALVAQIQDDGPAAKGGLQVGDVILSMNGQPIIMSADLPHLVGALKAGSKAKLEVIRDGKRQNVELTVGAIPEEGATLDALGNAKPGAERSSNRLGIAVVELTAEQKKTYDLKSGVVIKEVQDGPAALIGLQPGDVITHLNNQAIDTTKEFTDIAKALPKNRSVSMRVLRQGRASFITFKLAE
- a CDS encoding peroxiredoxin — protein: MPVAIDTPVADFEAQATSGQTFSLAALKGKQVVIYFYPKDSTPGCTTEGQGFRDQYAAFRAANTEVFGVSRDSVKSHENFKSKQAFPFELISDKDEAVCQLFDVIKLKKLYGKEYLGVDRSTFLIDSEGVLRQEWRGVKVPGHVDAVLAAAQALNKA
- the dapA gene encoding 4-hydroxy-tetrahydrodipicolinate synthase, with product MIAGSMVALVTPMDAQGHLDWDSLGKLVDFHLQEGTNAIVAVGTTGESATLDVEEHIQVIEFVVKRVAGRIAVIAGTGANSTREAIELTRNAKKAGADACLLVTPYYNKPTQEGLYQHFRTIAEAVDIPQILYNVPGRTACDMKAETVIRLSTVPNIIGIKEATGDLQRAKDILAGVSSDFLVYSGDDATAVELILLGGKGNISVTANVAPRAMSDMCAAAIAGDAATARAIHEKLMPLNKTLFIESNPIPVKWALFEMGLMPDGIRLPLTRLSEACHEPLRQALRQSGVLV
- a CDS encoding glycine cleavage system protein R, with protein sequence MSTPTVREQFLVISALGANPMELTNVLCRASHENRCAVVTSRLTRHGECSALVLQISGSWDALARLETGLPGLAKKHNFTVNVVRSAALENRPQALPYVAYVSSAYRSDIVNELCQFFIDHNVELENLTCDTYQAPQTGGTMLNATFTVTLPAGVQISWLRDQFLDFADALNLDALIEPWRPQNPM
- a CDS encoding M48 family metalloprotease; protein product: MNFLRPSLLTLACLLASPAFADELPSLGDASSAIVSPQQEYQLGRAWLAYLRGQVSQLNDPQLKDYVETSVYKLVETSQVNDRRLEFILINSPQLNAFAAPGGIVGVNGGLFLNAQTEGEYASVLAHELAHLSQRHFARGVEAQSRMQIPMMAALLGGIIAAAAGAGDAGIAAIAGSQAAAIQEQRRFSRQNEQEADRIGILNLEKAGYDPRSMPTMFERLMRQYRFDAKPPEFLLTHPVTESRIADTRNRAEQAKPGGKEDSLRYQLIRARVQLKYEDTPGLAAKRFQAQLDENPKNDVARYGLAIAQIKGTQLKEARESLAPLLAKAPNDITYNLAQIELDITSNRMPDAQQRTDRMLTQYPSNYPLNQVRVDLLLKQNRTADAEKALDGLLKSRPDDPDVWYQVAETRGLSGNIIGLHQARAEYFALVGDFQQAIQQLDFAKRRAGNNFPLSSRIDARQRELIEQERLVKGMMS